A genomic segment from Nicotiana tabacum cultivar K326 chromosome 7, ASM71507v2, whole genome shotgun sequence encodes:
- the LOC142162353 gene encoding secreted RxLR effector protein 161-like, whose translation MVGSDCMIIYLYVDDMLIFGPNVDIVNKTKNLLSSKFEMKDLEEVDPHYIEKILKRFDCFDVAPVRTPYDPSIHLRKNKESSVSQTEYAKIIDSVIFLMNYTRLDIAYVVSRLSRYTHNPNSEHQNVLHRLLRYLKVTMDWCLYFNKFLAVLEGFCDANWVTNNDEVISTSSYVFTLGVGPISWKSSKQTCIARSTMESEFISLELAGQETEWLRKLLADVLLWRR comes from the exons ATGGTAGGATCAGATTGTATGATTATATAtctgtatgtggatgacatgttaatcttTGGCCCTAATGTGGATATTGTAAATAAGACTAAGAATTTGTTGTCttctaaatttgaaatgaaagatcttgaagAAGTAGAT CCTCATTATATTGAGAAAATATTGAAAAGGTTTGATTGTTTTGATGTAGCTCCTGTGAGAACTCCTTATGATCCTAGCATACACTTGAGAAAGAATAAAGAATCTAGTGTTTCTCAAACTGAATATGCTAAGATAATTGATAGTGTAATATTTCTCATGAATTATACACGGCTTGATATTGCTTATGTTGTTAGTAgattgagtagatatactcaCAACCCCAATAGTGAACACCAGAATGTTCTTCATCGTTTGCTAAGGTATTTGAAAGTTACTATGGATTGGTGtttgtattttaataaatttcttgctGTTTTAGAAGGATTTTGTGATGCAAATTGGGTTACTAACAATGATGAAGTTATCTCCACTAGtagctatgtgtttactttgggtgTAGGTCCTATTTCGTGGAAGTCTTCAAAACAGACTTGTATAGCACGTTCGACCATGGAATCTGAATTTATTTCTCTTGAGTTAGCAGGGCAAGAAACTGAATGGCTGAGAAAATTATTAGCAGATGTGCTTTTGTGGAGAAGATAA